The Caldanaerobius fijiensis DSM 17918 genome includes a region encoding these proteins:
- a CDS encoding hydantoinase/oxoprolinase family protein translates to MIIGLDVGGTNVDVVAIEKGEIVASEKIPIEREYLSENIFNALRKVIKKNSDIERITISTTHCTNAIVEGNVQPVAMILEPGPGICPSEYFDVNYCSISGYIDHRGTEIAPITKEDINRVRKYVEDYEYIGIAGKFSVRNPSHENYIKDNLIGNFKHITLGHELSGTLNFPRRVNSTYLNSCVHKIYKHFVDSLKSALKEMGILCPVYVLKADGGTMDLEASVRFPLNTILSGPSASIMGVLALTDVDEDAVSLDIGGTTTDISFFIDGVPVYEPNGIEIGGYKTVVKALYSRSIGIGGDSTVRLKDGRLLVGPQRLDKAMALGGKYPTPTDAFNVLGFCNYGDISKSYKGMEQIAQEMGIDVKTVAYKIYDMVCDAIVSEINRSMEEINNKPVYTVKELISGRKVKPKAVIAVGGPAKAIVGKIASILNLKPVVPRMYQLANSVGAALSRVTTEITLLADTEKGFMVIPEKGIEKRIDRNFSLREARDIALNILKSQGDGRIIEEQCFNMVRGFYTVGKNIRIKAAIKPGLIDSNRI, encoded by the coding sequence ATGATAATAGGCCTTGATGTTGGCGGAACTAATGTGGATGTGGTGGCTATAGAAAAAGGTGAGATTGTAGCTAGCGAAAAGATACCTATAGAGAGGGAATATCTATCTGAAAATATATTTAATGCTCTTAGAAAGGTTATAAAAAAGAACAGCGATATAGAACGCATAACCATAAGTACCACCCATTGTACTAATGCAATTGTAGAAGGGAATGTACAACCTGTAGCCATGATTTTAGAACCGGGTCCTGGTATTTGTCCTTCTGAGTACTTTGATGTGAATTATTGCAGTATATCAGGCTATATTGATCACAGAGGTACTGAAATCGCCCCAATAACAAAAGAGGATATAAATAGGGTGAGAAAATACGTTGAAGACTATGAATATATAGGAATTGCAGGTAAGTTTTCTGTGCGAAATCCCTCCCATGAGAATTATATAAAGGATAATCTGATAGGAAATTTTAAACATATTACGTTGGGTCATGAGCTTTCGGGTACGTTGAACTTTCCAAGGCGAGTTAATTCTACGTATTTAAATAGCTGTGTTCACAAAATCTATAAGCACTTTGTAGATTCCTTGAAAAGTGCCCTTAAGGAAATGGGCATATTATGTCCTGTGTATGTTCTAAAAGCTGATGGAGGGACTATGGACCTGGAGGCTTCTGTGAGATTTCCTCTAAATACCATATTGTCTGGTCCTTCTGCAAGTATAATGGGAGTCCTGGCTTTAACTGATGTGGATGAAGATGCTGTATCGCTGGATATAGGGGGAACCACGACTGATATTTCATTTTTCATCGATGGTGTTCCTGTTTATGAACCAAATGGAATAGAGATAGGCGGTTATAAAACCGTGGTCAAAGCTCTGTATTCACGGTCAATTGGCATAGGAGGGGATAGTACTGTCAGGCTTAAAGATGGCCGTTTACTTGTAGGGCCACAGAGATTAGATAAAGCCATGGCATTGGGAGGAAAATATCCTACGCCTACTGATGCTTTTAATGTGCTGGGGTTTTGCAACTATGGGGATATATCCAAGTCTTATAAAGGCATGGAACAAATCGCTCAAGAAATGGGTATTGATGTAAAGACCGTCGCTTACAAAATATACGACATGGTTTGTGATGCGATTGTAAGTGAGATAAATAGGTCCATGGAAGAGATCAACAACAAACCTGTGTATACGGTAAAAGAATTGATATCTGGGAGAAAGGTCAAACCTAAAGCGGTAATAGCCGTAGGAGGACCTGCAAAGGCGATAGTTGGTAAAATCGCGTCGATCCTAAACCTAAAACCTGTGGTGCCGCGGATGTACCAGCTTGCTAATTCTGTAGGTGCAGCCTTAAGCCGCGTTACGACAGAGATAACATTGCTGGCTGACACAGAAAAGGGCTTTATGGTTATACCTGAGAAAGGTATAGAAAAAAGAATAGATAGAAATTTTAGCTTAAGAGAAGCCAGGGATATAGCTCTAAATATATTAAAAAGCCAGGGAGATGGCAGGATAATAGAAGAACAATGTTTTAATATGGTCAGAGGATTTTATACCGTGGGTAAAAATATAAGAATAAAAGCAGCTATAAAGCCAGGGTTGATCGATAGTAATCGTATTTGA
- a CDS encoding histone deacetylase family protein encodes MVLKAQNTLGVVFFPAYDWAISPTHPEREERLLYTHDQIMEEGIFDIEGIWEINPDIAGEKDVNRVHICVPDVKTRATQSHLISAGGAIRAAEAVMERKVDKAFAVVRPPGHHAHRVVWGDRGFCIINNEAIMIEYIRRKYGNMKVAIVDTDCHHGDGTQDIFWHDKNTLFISLHQDGRTLYPGTGFPDELGGPNAYGYTLNIPLPPGTTDEGYLYVIDHVVLPVLSEFKPDLVINSAGQDNHYSDPITNMAISARGYAELNKRLDPDIAVLEGGYSIEGALPYVNLGIMLAMAGLDFSGIKEPDYREEISKQSPREMDYIKKVCDIVYDNWRQKDALRERYVKGRDIVRRQRRIYYDTDNIMEYQEETTWVCYHCSGLTCIQSYANGETVYAITIPTDACDSCYEKGVEEWEKAQKKYKMIYLQDKKNDLFEKVVI; translated from the coding sequence GTGGTACTTAAAGCTCAAAATACCCTGGGAGTTGTTTTCTTTCCTGCATATGATTGGGCTATCTCACCTACTCATCCAGAGAGAGAAGAGCGGCTGTTGTATACTCACGATCAAATAATGGAAGAAGGCATCTTTGACATTGAAGGCATATGGGAGATTAATCCTGACATTGCAGGTGAAAAGGATGTAAACCGCGTACACATATGCGTTCCTGATGTAAAAACGAGGGCAACGCAATCCCACCTTATATCTGCAGGTGGAGCCATAAGAGCGGCGGAGGCTGTCATGGAGAGGAAAGTGGATAAGGCTTTTGCTGTCGTAAGGCCACCAGGCCATCATGCCCATAGAGTAGTGTGGGGTGATAGGGGTTTTTGCATTATAAACAATGAAGCGATTATGATTGAATATATTAGGAGAAAATATGGGAATATGAAAGTAGCTATTGTAGATACCGATTGTCATCATGGCGATGGGACGCAGGACATATTCTGGCATGACAAAAATACCCTCTTTATATCCCTTCATCAGGATGGCAGGACGCTTTATCCTGGAACTGGTTTTCCTGATGAGCTGGGTGGTCCCAATGCTTACGGGTATACACTAAACATACCATTACCGCCAGGGACTACAGACGAAGGTTATTTATATGTAATCGATCATGTGGTGCTACCTGTTTTATCGGAATTTAAACCCGACCTGGTGATAAATTCCGCTGGGCAGGATAACCATTATAGCGACCCTATTACCAATATGGCTATATCAGCAAGAGGTTATGCTGAATTGAATAAGAGATTGGATCCTGACATTGCGGTATTAGAAGGAGGGTATTCCATTGAAGGCGCTTTGCCGTATGTTAATCTAGGGATTATGCTGGCTATGGCAGGACTTGATTTTAGTGGCATAAAAGAGCCTGATTACAGGGAAGAGATATCAAAGCAGTCACCCCGCGAGATGGATTATATAAAGAAGGTCTGCGATATAGTTTATGACAATTGGCGACAAAAGGATGCATTAAGGGAGCGCTATGTAAAAGGAAGGGATATTGTACGGCGGCAGAGGAGAATATATTACGATACTGATAATATCATGGAATATCAGGAAGAAACGACGTGGGTTTGTTATCATTGTTCAGGCCTTACGTGTATCCAATCTTATGCAAATGGAGAAACTGTATACGCTATTACTATCCCTACAGATGCCTGCGACAGCTGCTACGAAAAGGGTGTTGAAGAATGGGAAAAGGCACAAAAAAAGTATAAAATGATATACTTGCAGGATAAGAAAAATGACTTATTTGAGAAGGTGGTAATATGA
- a CDS encoding methylated-DNA--[protein]-cysteine S-methyltransferase — MFFISTMETVIGKIYIASSSKGLSKISFDSDEFRKWLEGRGKEWKYDESKNLEVARQLNDYFNGALKKFEVDLDIVTTDFQRSVYDVLMKVPYGQLVSYKDIAVSIHCPRACRAVGGAVHRNPVPIIVPCHRVINSNGTIGGFAYDIDLKKKLLRIEGVVL, encoded by the coding sequence ATGTTCTTTATTTCAACGATGGAGACTGTTATAGGTAAAATCTATATTGCATCCAGCTCAAAAGGGCTCTCTAAAATAAGTTTTGACAGTGATGAGTTTAGAAAATGGCTTGAAGGTAGGGGAAAAGAATGGAAGTACGATGAATCTAAAAATTTAGAAGTGGCGAGGCAATTAAATGACTATTTTAACGGTGCTCTCAAAAAATTTGAGGTGGACCTTGACATAGTGACTACGGACTTTCAGAGATCTGTATACGATGTCCTCATGAAAGTACCTTATGGACAATTGGTTTCGTACAAGGATATAGCTGTAAGCATTCATTGTCCTAGAGCCTGTAGGGCTGTGGGAGGGGCTGTACATCGCAATCCTGTACCTATAATCGTGCCATGCCACAGGGTTATAAACAGCAATGGGACTATCGGGGGATTTGCGTATGATATAGATTTAAAAAAGAAACTTTTGAGGATAGAGGGGGTGGTGCTGTAG
- a CDS encoding Fur family transcriptional regulator, with protein sequence MTKEEAVSCLKNHHYKLTPQREILIDIFLQVDGYIPVKDVYERVKEIFPQISLDTVYRNLQLLCDINILNSTSIGNNTLYEMKKSIHSHTLQCVKCGNSFELQICPLDYCVNNLDDFKILDHKLEIYGICKKCQSNN encoded by the coding sequence ATGACAAAAGAGGAGGCCGTTAGCTGTTTAAAAAATCATCATTACAAGTTAACGCCTCAAAGGGAAATTTTAATTGATATCTTTTTACAGGTAGACGGCTACATTCCCGTAAAAGATGTATATGAAAGGGTCAAAGAGATATTCCCACAAATAAGTCTGGATACGGTGTATCGAAATCTGCAGTTGTTATGCGATATCAATATATTAAATTCCACAAGTATTGGGAATAATACCCTCTATGAAATGAAAAAGAGTATTCACTCTCATACATTACAGTGCGTTAAATGTGGTAATTCTTTCGAGTTGCAGATATGCCCTTTAGACTATTGCGTAAATAATCTAGATGATTTTAAAATTTTAGATCATAAATTAGAAATCTATGGTATTTGCAAAAAATGCCAGTCAAACAATTGA
- a CDS encoding metal ABC transporter substrate-binding protein has translation MKKVVLVLLLVAVLMLSAACNKNAENVSGKKIVYTTIYPLYDFTQKIAGNKLSVKNIIPPGVEPHEWEPTTKNVAEMSNASLVLYIGLDLDSWAVKAQNGSQTKFINVSKGVPLIKEGNAINPHIWLSPSRAIIIARNIKDALISIDNKNKAYYEKNYENIKNQLQKLNKDYSEELKNTSKKSFIVYHSAFDYLAQDYGLKQISLTGLSDEQEPSPSRVAYVMDYIKKNKIKYIFTEPLTSPKAIKTIAADTHVQVLPLNTIEGLTQSEIKEGKDYFSLMRENLNNLKKALE, from the coding sequence ATGAAAAAAGTTGTTCTCGTATTGTTATTAGTAGCTGTGTTAATGTTATCTGCGGCATGTAATAAAAATGCAGAAAATGTTAGTGGCAAAAAAATCGTATATACGACAATATATCCGCTTTATGACTTCACACAAAAGATAGCTGGAAATAAATTAAGCGTAAAAAACATTATCCCTCCTGGCGTTGAACCCCACGAGTGGGAACCCACCACAAAAAATGTAGCTGAAATGTCAAATGCCAGCCTTGTACTGTACATTGGCCTCGATTTAGATTCATGGGCTGTAAAAGCACAAAATGGATCTCAAACAAAGTTTATAAATGTATCTAAGGGGGTCCCATTAATAAAAGAAGGCAACGCTATAAATCCCCACATATGGCTTTCTCCCAGTAGAGCTATAATAATAGCCAGAAATATAAAAGACGCATTGATATCTATTGATAATAAAAACAAAGCGTATTACGAAAAAAATTATGAAAACATAAAAAATCAACTGCAAAAACTGAACAAGGATTATTCTGAAGAACTTAAAAACACCTCAAAAAAGTCTTTTATCGTATATCACTCAGCGTTTGATTATTTGGCACAAGATTACGGGCTAAAGCAAATATCATTGACAGGTCTAAGCGATGAACAAGAGCCTTCTCCATCCAGAGTGGCTTACGTAATGGATTATATAAAGAAAAACAAAATCAAGTATATATTCACAGAACCTCTGACATCCCCTAAAGCTATAAAAACCATCGCAGCAGATACTCATGTTCAAGTGCTTCCACTTAATACTATAGAGGGTTTAACGCAAAGTGAAATAAAAGAAGGTAAAGATTATTTTTCGCTTATGAGAGAAAATTTAAATAACCTAAAAAAAGCACTGGAGTGA
- a CDS encoding metal ABC transporter ATP-binding protein, whose product MAVENIIEVKNVSFSYGQNQVLNDVSLTIKKGEFIGVIGPNGSGKSTLMNLIIGKLKASRGQIYIFGESIDKLKQKHLIGYVPQRSFSFNLSFPATVFEVVMMGLYASIGLFKKPGAIHREKVHDALKIVDMYEHKDTLIGNLSGGQMQRVFIARSIVSDPQILILDEPTVGIDARSEKNLFDLLEKLNKAGITIIMVTHDIMAITEKVSRIICLSGGKVNEHCTAIDLLEAGASDLYGYPVKLEKHEHGGEKL is encoded by the coding sequence ATGGCTGTGGAAAATATCATCGAAGTCAAAAACGTCAGTTTTTCCTATGGACAAAACCAGGTATTAAATGATGTGTCTCTTACAATTAAAAAAGGAGAATTTATCGGCGTGATAGGTCCCAATGGCTCTGGTAAAAGTACCCTTATGAACCTGATTATAGGTAAGCTCAAAGCCTCTCGGGGTCAAATATATATATTTGGCGAAAGCATAGATAAACTCAAGCAAAAACATCTAATAGGTTACGTGCCCCAGAGGTCTTTTTCTTTTAATTTATCATTTCCGGCCACAGTATTTGAAGTGGTGATGATGGGCCTTTACGCCAGCATTGGATTATTTAAGAAGCCAGGAGCTATACATCGTGAAAAAGTCCATGATGCTCTCAAAATCGTAGATATGTATGAACACAAGGACACACTTATAGGAAATCTTTCAGGGGGGCAGATGCAACGGGTATTTATAGCCAGATCTATCGTATCTGACCCACAGATCTTAATTCTAGACGAACCAACAGTCGGCATCGATGCCAGATCCGAAAAAAACCTTTTTGATCTCTTAGAAAAACTGAACAAAGCAGGTATAACGATTATAATGGTAACCCATGATATCATGGCAATCACAGAAAAGGTAAGCAGAATTATATGCCTCTCAGGCGGAAAAGTAAACGAACACTGTACAGCTATTGACTTGCTGGAGGCAGGGGCTTCGGATTTATACGGATACCCTGTAAAATTAGAAAAACACGAACACGGTGGTGAAAAATTGTGA
- a CDS encoding metal ABC transporter permease, which translates to MVSIFSYDFMIRAFIAGAIISIIAPLVGNYLVLRRLSQMGDTLSHVALAGIAGGMLLGTNPTISSVIFVLLSSFGIEKLRKSYFRYSEISIAVVMSGGIALAVLLLSLAGSRATNVVSYLWGSIISVTTADIKIIIVLGIVVVITIVLIYKELLYIAFDEEAAGVSGIPISTINMVFTILVSITIAVSMKIVGALLVSALMVIPPAASLKIAKSFKQTLFYSILFSFISVFVGIIVSYYLNLSPGGTIVAIALLILGFTNILKPRL; encoded by the coding sequence ATTGTGAGCATATTTTCTTATGATTTTATGATAAGGGCCTTTATAGCCGGGGCAATTATTTCAATAATAGCTCCCCTTGTGGGTAATTATCTGGTATTGAGGCGTTTATCTCAGATGGGCGACACCCTGTCCCATGTAGCCCTAGCTGGCATAGCCGGCGGGATGCTATTGGGTACAAATCCAACTATAAGCTCAGTGATATTCGTTTTACTTTCATCCTTTGGAATAGAAAAGTTGAGAAAATCATACTTCAGATATTCAGAAATATCCATAGCTGTGGTTATGTCAGGTGGGATAGCCCTGGCAGTGTTGCTTTTAAGCCTAGCAGGAAGCCGGGCCACAAACGTAGTGAGCTATTTATGGGGCAGCATCATTTCTGTGACCACCGCTGATATTAAAATTATAATAGTACTGGGTATCGTGGTAGTTATAACAATAGTTTTAATATACAAAGAACTGCTTTACATAGCTTTCGACGAAGAAGCAGCAGGCGTATCAGGTATACCTATAAGCACTATAAATATGGTATTTACTATACTAGTCTCCATCACCATCGCGGTCTCAATGAAGATAGTAGGTGCGCTTCTGGTATCAGCTCTCATGGTAATACCTCCTGCTGCCAGTCTTAAAATTGCCAAGAGTTTTAAACAGACATTGTTTTATTCCATACTGTTTTCATTCATATCAGTATTCGTTGGTATAATAGTATCCTACTATTTAAATCTATCACCAGGTGGTACTATTGTAGCAATCGCTCTTTTGATTTTAGGTTTTACAAACATATTAAAGCCCCGTCTTTGA
- a CDS encoding amidohydrolase has protein sequence MLLIKNGRIYTMSGEDYECGDVLIDGQKIVKVGKDLSAPGAKVIDAEGMIVMPGIIDAHCHIGMWEDAVGFEGADGNEATEPVTPELRAIDGINPMDRNFQEAREAGITSVVTGPGSANVIGGQFVAMKTYGHRVDDMIIKEPVAVKVAFGENPKSVYNDHKKMPTTRMAIAALLRQQLIEAQEYMEKLEHGKEDPDKKPERDLGLEVLIKVLKREIPLKAHAHRADDIFTAIRIAKEFNVKLTLDHCTEGHLIAEDLKKEGYPAIVGPSLSERSKVELRNLTFKTPGILAKAGVTVALMTDHPVIPIQYLPLCAGLAVREGMDYYEALKAITINPARIIGIDDRVGSIQEGKDADIAIFDGDPLEIKTRCVYSIINGQIVYER, from the coding sequence TTGCTTCTTATCAAAAACGGAAGGATTTATACCATGTCAGGTGAGGACTATGAGTGCGGCGACGTACTAATTGATGGCCAAAAGATCGTAAAAGTTGGTAAAGATCTGTCTGCGCCTGGTGCCAAAGTCATTGATGCTGAGGGAATGATTGTCATGCCAGGCATCATAGATGCTCACTGCCACATAGGTATGTGGGAGGACGCAGTGGGTTTTGAAGGGGCTGATGGCAATGAAGCTACAGAACCTGTAACTCCTGAGCTCAGGGCCATTGATGGCATAAACCCCATGGATCGCAATTTCCAGGAGGCCAGGGAAGCGGGCATAACCTCTGTGGTAACTGGGCCTGGCAGTGCCAATGTCATAGGAGGGCAGTTTGTTGCCATGAAGACCTATGGTCACAGGGTTGATGATATGATCATCAAAGAGCCTGTGGCGGTTAAGGTGGCCTTTGGAGAAAACCCCAAATCTGTTTACAATGATCACAAGAAAATGCCCACTACCAGAATGGCTATTGCGGCGTTGTTGAGGCAGCAGCTTATAGAGGCGCAGGAGTATATGGAAAAACTGGAGCACGGTAAGGAAGATCCTGATAAAAAGCCTGAGCGGGACCTGGGATTAGAGGTGCTTATAAAAGTGTTAAAAAGGGAAATCCCATTAAAAGCCCACGCTCACAGGGCTGACGATATATTCACCGCTATAAGGATAGCCAAGGAGTTTAATGTCAAATTGACGCTGGATCACTGCACTGAAGGACACCTTATAGCAGAGGATCTGAAGAAAGAAGGGTATCCGGCCATAGTAGGTCCATCCCTTTCGGAGAGGTCGAAAGTAGAGCTGAGAAACCTTACGTTTAAGACGCCGGGCATCCTTGCTAAAGCCGGTGTTACAGTAGCTCTTATGACGGATCATCCGGTGATACCCATACAGTACCTGCCTTTGTGTGCTGGTCTGGCGGTAAGAGAAGGCATGGACTATTACGAGGCTCTAAAGGCCATCACCATAAATCCTGCCAGGATAATCGGGATAGATGATCGAGTAGGCAGTATCCAAGAGGGCAAAGATGCAGATATTGCTATATTTGATGGAGATCCTCTGGAAATAAAAACCAGGTGTGTTTATTCTATTATAAACGGTCAGATAGTGTACGAGCGATAG
- a CDS encoding Tex family protein: MDLIVQLLCDEFKLKEFQVVNTIKLIDEGNTIPFIARYRKEVTGNLSDEVLRDFYDRLTYLRNLEQRKQDVIRLIDEQGKLTDELKEKILSCVTLQEVEDLYKPYRPKRRTRATVAKEKGLEPLAVFLMEQRASGDVIKEAEKYIDSEKGVNSAEEAIAGAIDIIAENISDDADIVRLIRSVTYKEGLIVTKGQKDEGSPYDMYYDYSEKVFSIVSHRILAINRGEKEGYLSVKIQVDEEKLIDMIKKRIVKGDSISRGYLEKACEDAYKRLIASSVERDIRSQLTEKAEEQAIKVFRENLRRLLLQPPVKGKVVMGFDPAYRTGCKIAVVDETGKLLDTATVYPTPPQNETESAKQILKELIYKYGVDIISLGNGTASRESELFISELISELDRDVKYCIVSEAGASVYSASKLGTEEFPDINVSLRGAISIARRLQDPLAELVKIDPKSIGVGQYQHDVNQKKLEEALNGVVEDCVNSVGVDLNTASYSLLRYVSGITPALAKAIVEYRSEIGAFTSREQLKSVKRLGDKTFEQCAGFLRIPGGENILDNTAVHPESYGVVENLVALYGYRMKDLDEKKLQEIANDAKRQDIEDLAQKLGIGVPTLSDILNEMAKPGRDPRDELPPPIFHKEVMTIEQLRPGMVLTGTVRNVVDFGAFVDIGVHQDGLIHISEISDKFVKHPLDVLSVGDIVKVRVLDVDLKRNRISLSMRGI, from the coding sequence ATGGATTTGATTGTGCAGCTGTTGTGCGATGAGTTTAAATTAAAAGAATTTCAGGTTGTCAATACTATAAAGCTCATAGATGAGGGAAATACCATTCCCTTTATAGCCAGGTACAGAAAAGAAGTCACAGGTAACCTGAGCGACGAGGTATTGAGGGATTTTTACGATAGGCTTACTTATTTAAGAAATTTAGAGCAGAGAAAACAGGACGTCATAAGGCTTATCGATGAACAGGGTAAACTCACCGATGAGCTTAAAGAAAAAATATTATCTTGTGTAACCCTTCAGGAGGTAGAGGACCTCTACAAGCCTTACAGGCCCAAGCGCAGGACCAGGGCTACCGTCGCTAAAGAAAAGGGATTAGAACCTTTGGCTGTTTTTCTCATGGAACAGAGGGCTTCAGGTGATGTGATAAAAGAAGCTGAGAAGTATATAGATTCTGAAAAAGGTGTAAACAGCGCAGAGGAGGCAATAGCCGGTGCTATAGACATAATAGCAGAGAATATATCCGATGATGCTGACATCGTAAGGCTTATAAGGTCGGTTACATATAAGGAAGGATTGATAGTTACAAAAGGGCAAAAAGATGAAGGTTCCCCTTATGATATGTATTATGATTACAGTGAGAAGGTATTTAGCATCGTATCACACAGGATTTTAGCTATAAACCGTGGAGAAAAAGAAGGTTATCTGTCTGTAAAGATACAGGTGGACGAAGAGAAGCTCATCGACATGATAAAGAAGCGCATCGTAAAAGGAGACAGTATATCCCGAGGCTATTTAGAAAAAGCCTGTGAAGATGCCTATAAAAGGCTTATAGCTTCCTCAGTAGAAAGGGATATAAGGTCCCAGCTCACGGAGAAGGCCGAAGAACAGGCTATAAAGGTATTTAGAGAAAATCTGAGAAGACTTTTACTGCAGCCTCCTGTAAAAGGAAAGGTAGTCATGGGCTTTGATCCCGCTTACAGGACCGGATGCAAGATAGCGGTAGTAGATGAAACCGGTAAACTCCTGGATACAGCTACGGTTTATCCCACGCCGCCGCAAAACGAAACCGAAAGTGCAAAGCAGATTTTAAAAGAATTGATTTACAAATATGGTGTTGATATCATATCTTTAGGGAATGGGACGGCATCCAGAGAAAGCGAGCTTTTTATATCTGAGCTGATATCAGAACTGGATAGAGATGTAAAATACTGTATTGTGAGTGAGGCAGGAGCGTCGGTTTATTCAGCATCAAAGTTGGGCACGGAAGAGTTTCCTGACATCAATGTCTCATTGAGGGGAGCTATATCTATAGCCAGAAGGCTTCAGGATCCGCTGGCAGAATTGGTGAAAATAGATCCTAAATCTATAGGAGTAGGACAGTATCAGCACGATGTAAATCAAAAAAAGCTGGAAGAAGCTTTAAATGGGGTGGTCGAAGATTGTGTGAACAGCGTGGGAGTTGACCTGAATACTGCGTCTTATTCTCTTTTAAGATATGTGTCAGGGATAACACCTGCGCTGGCAAAGGCTATTGTGGAATATCGATCTGAGATAGGGGCTTTTACTTCGAGAGAACAGCTAAAGTCCGTGAAAAGGCTAGGAGATAAGACCTTTGAGCAATGCGCAGGGTTTTTGAGAATACCTGGGGGTGAAAATATTCTGGACAATACAGCGGTTCATCCTGAATCTTATGGGGTGGTTGAAAACCTCGTGGCACTGTATGGCTACAGGATGAAGGATTTAGATGAGAAGAAGTTGCAGGAAATCGCTAATGACGCTAAAAGACAGGACATAGAAGATCTAGCACAGAAGCTAGGCATAGGTGTTCCTACTTTAAGCGATATATTAAACGAGATGGCCAAACCGGGTAGAGACCCCAGGGATGAATTGCCACCGCCTATATTTCATAAAGAGGTTATGACCATCGAACAACTGAGACCTGGTATGGTGCTGACGGGTACCGTAAGAAATGTGGTGGACTTTGGGGCTTTTGTGGACATCGGTGTCCATCAGGATGGCCTTATTCACATATCGGAGATAAGCGATAAATTCGTAAAACACCCGCTGGATGTCCTTTCTGTAGGGGACATCGTGAAGGTAAGGGTGCTGGATGTGGATTTAAAGCGCAACAGGATTTCTCTGTCTATGAGAGGAATATAA
- a CDS encoding tartrate dehydrogenase: protein MNKHRIAVIPGDGIGVDVINEGIKVIDTAKELTGGFDVEYTHLPWSCEYYLKTGRMMPEDGLDILKDHEAIYLGAVGFPGVPDHISLWGLLLPIRKEFDEYINLRPIKLLKGIQSPLRKGPEDIDFVVVRENVEGEYSGAGGIVHQGTPSETAIQTSIFTRVGTERVIRYAFELARKRGGKKSLISATKSNALNYSMVFWDRVFNEVAKDYPDVTARLMHVDALAGYFILKPEQIDVVVASNLFGDILTDLGSAMQGSIGIAPSANINPEKKYPSMFEPVHGSAPDIAGKGIANPIGAIWTASMMLDFLGESDAARLVFKAMEAVTEEGTYLTADLGGKATTQQVGEAVRNKMRQLV from the coding sequence ATGAATAAACACAGGATAGCGGTGATACCTGGTGATGGTATCGGCGTTGATGTGATAAATGAAGGAATAAAAGTAATAGATACCGCAAAGGAATTGACGGGTGGCTTTGATGTGGAGTACACTCACCTGCCCTGGAGCTGCGAGTATTATCTGAAAACAGGCAGGATGATGCCGGAGGACGGCCTTGATATATTGAAAGATCACGAGGCCATATACCTGGGAGCTGTGGGATTTCCCGGAGTGCCTGATCACATATCCCTCTGGGGACTATTATTGCCTATAAGAAAGGAATTTGATGAGTACATAAATTTGAGACCGATTAAGCTGTTGAAAGGTATCCAGAGCCCTTTGAGGAAAGGACCTGAAGACATAGATTTTGTGGTTGTAAGGGAGAACGTAGAAGGGGAGTATTCTGGTGCCGGTGGAATTGTTCATCAAGGGACCCCATCTGAGACTGCTATTCAAACCTCTATATTTACGCGAGTAGGTACTGAAAGAGTTATAAGATACGCTTTTGAGCTGGCCAGGAAAAGAGGTGGTAAAAAGAGCCTTATATCAGCTACTAAATCCAATGCGCTGAACTACAGCATGGTGTTCTGGGATAGGGTATTTAACGAAGTGGCAAAAGATTATCCTGATGTGACTGCAAGGCTGATGCACGTCGACGCCCTGGCGGGCTATTTCATATTAAAACCTGAGCAGATAGACGTGGTGGTGGCGTCCAACCTGTTTGGCGATATTCTTACAGACCTGGGTTCTGCCATGCAGGGCAGCATAGGCATCGCGCCCAGCGCTAATATAAACCCTGAGAAGAAGTACCCCTCTATGTTTGAGCCTGTGCACGGTTCTGCTCCAGATATAGCGGGCAAAGGCATAGCAAATCCTATAGGAGCCATATGGACTGCATCAATGATGCTGGATTTCTTAGGTGAAAGCGATGCTGCAAGATTGGTATTTAAAGCCATGGAGGCCGTAACAGAAGAGGGAACTTATCTCACAGCCGACCTTGGTGGGAAAGCTACTACGCAGCAGGTAGGAGAAGCGGTAAGAAACAAAATGAGACAACTGGTGTAA